From a region of the Rhodococcus sp. 4CII genome:
- a CDS encoding NAD(P)/FAD-dependent oxidoreductase produces MTIPVTPDSTAADTDVPPLTMFGPDFPFAYDDYVAHRSGLGAVPADRHGTEVAVIGGGLSGMVTAYELMKLGLKPVVYEADQIGGRMRSQPFDGHPEVVAEMGAMRFPPSSTTLFHYLDAMGLRTEAFPNPLADATPSTVIDLKGESYYAQHLDDLPPVFREVSDAWQRTLEDHAELIPLQQAIRDRDTAELKRIWNDLVVRLDDQTFYGFLASSKHFASFRHREVFGQVGFGTGGWDTDFPNSILEILRVVITAADDHHRGIVGGSQQLPLRLWTDTPSGMAHWPDGTSVSALNGGSTRPRVTEVRRTAPHRFTVTDSSGDIRTYPAAVFTAQSWMLLNNIHCDDDLFPIDHWTAIERTHYMGSTKVFALVDRPFWKDKDPETGRDLVSMTLTDRMSRGTYLLDHGDDKPGLICLSYTWSDDSLKLLPLDATERMNLMIKSLEEIYPGVDFRSHVISTPVTLSWETERDFMGAFKANLPGHYRYQERLFSHFVQDELDPRHRGIFLAGDDISWTAGWAEGAVQTALNAVWGVMHHLGGAAPADNPGPGDRYADLGPIRLCD; encoded by the coding sequence ATGACGATCCCCGTCACCCCGGACAGCACCGCCGCGGACACGGACGTCCCGCCGCTGACGATGTTCGGACCCGACTTCCCGTTCGCCTACGACGACTACGTCGCGCACCGTTCCGGCCTCGGTGCCGTGCCCGCCGACCGCCACGGCACCGAGGTAGCGGTGATCGGCGGCGGACTGTCCGGGATGGTCACCGCGTACGAACTGATGAAGCTCGGACTCAAACCGGTTGTCTACGAAGCCGATCAGATCGGCGGCCGGATGCGGTCGCAGCCGTTCGACGGGCACCCCGAGGTGGTGGCGGAGATGGGCGCGATGCGGTTCCCACCGTCGTCGACCACGCTGTTCCACTACCTCGACGCCATGGGGCTGCGAACGGAGGCGTTCCCGAACCCGCTCGCCGACGCCACCCCCAGCACGGTCATCGACCTCAAGGGCGAAAGCTACTACGCGCAGCACCTCGACGACCTGCCGCCCGTGTTCCGGGAGGTCTCCGACGCCTGGCAGCGCACGCTCGAGGACCACGCCGAACTGATCCCGCTGCAGCAGGCGATCCGCGACCGCGACACTGCCGAACTCAAGCGGATCTGGAACGACCTCGTGGTCCGGCTGGACGATCAGACGTTCTACGGTTTCCTCGCCTCGTCCAAGCACTTCGCGTCGTTCCGGCACCGGGAAGTGTTCGGGCAGGTCGGTTTCGGAACGGGCGGCTGGGACACCGACTTCCCCAACTCGATCCTCGAGATCCTGCGCGTCGTGATCACCGCCGCCGACGACCACCACCGCGGCATCGTCGGAGGATCGCAGCAACTGCCGCTGCGCCTGTGGACGGACACCCCGTCCGGGATGGCGCACTGGCCCGACGGCACGTCGGTGTCCGCGCTGAACGGCGGGAGCACCCGGCCGCGGGTCACCGAGGTCCGCAGGACGGCACCGCACCGGTTCACGGTCACCGACTCGTCCGGCGATATCCGCACCTACCCGGCGGCGGTGTTCACCGCGCAGAGTTGGATGCTGCTCAACAACATTCACTGCGACGACGACCTGTTCCCGATCGACCACTGGACCGCCATCGAGCGCACCCATTACATGGGTTCGACGAAGGTGTTCGCCCTCGTCGACCGCCCGTTCTGGAAGGACAAGGATCCCGAGACCGGTCGCGACCTCGTCAGCATGACCCTGACGGACCGGATGAGCCGCGGCACCTACCTCCTCGACCACGGTGACGACAAACCCGGTCTGATCTGCCTGTCCTACACGTGGTCCGACGATTCGCTCAAACTCCTTCCGCTCGACGCGACCGAGCGGATGAACCTGATGATCAAGTCGCTCGAGGAGATCTACCCGGGTGTGGACTTCCGCAGCCACGTCATTTCCACTCCGGTGACGCTGTCGTGGGAGACCGAACGCGACTTCATGGGTGCGTTCAAGGCGAACCTCCCCGGCCACTACCGGTATCAGGAACGGCTGTTCAGCCATTTCGTGCAGGACGAACTCGACCCGCGGCACCGCGGAATCTTCCTCGCCGGCGACGACATCTCCTGGACCGCGGGCTGGGCGGAGGGGGCCGTGCAGACCGCGCTCAACGCCGTGTGGGGCGTGATGCACCATCTCGGCGGCGCCGCCCCGGCCGACAACCCCGGCCCGGGCGACCGGTACGCCGACCTCGGTCCGATCCGCCTCTGCGACTAG
- a CDS encoding carbon-nitrogen hydrolase family protein: MRAALFQGPELSFDVAANLAAIASAAQTAAAAGASILICPEMSATGYNIGTLVAERAESADGPIATRVAEIARESGIAVVYGYPESDGDVVYNSVQAVDSSGTSAANYRKTHLFGELDRTHFAAGDELVVQFDHDGIRCGILICYDVEFPEAVRAHADRGTQWLIVPTGLMSPYEFIAETVVPTRAYESQLFVTYVNRCGTEADLDYCGSSCAIAPDGTELARSGRHEELAIVDLDVADLHRSRRENTHLDDRRVDLYPFLQEKTS; encoded by the coding sequence GTGAGGGCAGCACTCTTCCAAGGTCCCGAACTGTCCTTCGACGTCGCGGCGAACCTCGCCGCCATCGCCTCCGCCGCGCAGACGGCGGCGGCCGCCGGGGCGTCCATCCTGATCTGCCCCGAAATGTCGGCCACCGGCTACAACATCGGAACACTCGTCGCGGAGCGCGCCGAATCCGCCGACGGACCGATCGCGACACGGGTCGCGGAGATCGCGCGCGAGTCGGGGATCGCCGTCGTCTACGGCTACCCCGAGTCGGACGGGGACGTCGTCTACAACAGTGTGCAGGCGGTGGATTCGTCCGGAACGTCGGCGGCGAACTATCGCAAGACGCACCTGTTCGGCGAACTCGACCGCACCCACTTCGCCGCCGGTGACGAATTGGTGGTCCAGTTCGATCACGACGGCATCCGGTGCGGAATCCTGATCTGTTACGACGTCGAGTTCCCGGAAGCCGTTCGCGCACATGCCGACCGCGGCACCCAATGGCTGATCGTCCCCACCGGCCTGATGAGCCCGTACGAATTCATCGCCGAGACCGTCGTCCCCACGCGGGCGTACGAGAGCCAGCTGTTCGTCACGTACGTCAACCGGTGCGGCACCGAAGCCGACCTCGACTACTGCGGGTCCAGTTGCGCGATCGCACCCGACGGCACCGAACTCGCCCGGTCCGGCCGCCACGAGGAACTGGCGATCGTCGATCTCGACGTGGCCGACCTCCACCGATCCCGCCGCGAGAACACCCATCTCGACGACCGGCGCGTCGACCTCTACCCCTTCCTGCAGGAGAAGACTTCATGA